In the Sorghum bicolor cultivar BTx623 chromosome 4, Sorghum_bicolor_NCBIv3, whole genome shotgun sequence genome, ACTGTTAGAGATGAGTTTTTTTCCTctctatattattttagaagttGGCAAATAATAAAATTTGAGAAACGATTTAGAATGCTAGCGATGGTTTTAGAGCAGGAGCAGGTGGTGGTAAGCCTAGGCAAAAATAACCGACAACCGAAATAACCGGAACCGAAACCGAAATAACCGAAACCAAAAATTTCGGTTAGCTGTTCGGTTCTCAGTTCTCAGGAACCGAACTAACCGATCAAATTTCGGTTCCCAGGCTCGGTTAATCGAAAGAACCGAAATAACCGAAATTCATAAAACAAGCCCAATAAACCTTACAACATAGGCCTAATACCACCTTAACCCTAAATATAAAAAGTGAATGACACCTTCTCATAGCCTCACATCCtcacatttttttttaaaataacgaCATCTtgctttttaaaaaatattttttcctaTTTTCCTATTGTTTTTTATGCTTGTGTAAATTTTCGGTTAGTTCGGTCGGAACCGGAACCGAACCGGACTAACCGAAACCGATTTTGCTCGGTTCCAAGATTTGTGAAGAACCGATCGGTTCCTATTTGTAGAGAACCGAATTTGTGTCAAAAACCGAagaaccgaaccgaaccgagGAACCGAACGCCCAGGCTGAGGTGGTGGAACAAAAATGAGTGTTATCTCAGATGCATTCAAATCATCGAATCATCAGTTGTCTATctcattaggccttgtttaccttCAAGATcctttatcacatcaaatctttaggcgcatgtatagaacattaaatatagattaaaaaataatcaatcgtacaatttacctataattttcaaaacaaatattttaaacctaattagtctaggatttaataataattatcaaatacaaatacaaacaaaaatactccctccgtcccaaattataagtcactccaagaatcttggagagtcaaattttttcaagtttgaccaaatttatatagcaaaataataatatttttggtaccaaccaagtatcattagattctttgttagttatattttcatagtgtacctattttatgacataaatctttatatttctctatatattttttgtcaaacttgaaaatactttgactctccaagattcttggaatgacttataatttggaacggagggagtactaccCTAAacaaatctgaaattttttcacGGACCAAACAAGGCGTAAGAAAAAACCCGCTGACGCGATACACAGTACGCTATCAACCAAGCTAGGGGCAGCATGCAGAAACATCCGTCGGATCGGTGGATCCACGGTGCAGATCGAGGCGCGGTTCTCCCCGTCGCCGTAGGGTTTTTGTCCTCGCTTCTCTTACCAAGTTACCAGAGCCACCTCCTCCGTCGGCCGCAGCTACCCCACGCCGTCGGCCGCCATGAGAgccctcctctccctctcccgtCTTGCCCGACGGGTTCCAGCTTCTCTCGCCCCTGTAAGCGCGCCGACAACATTCCTCCTCCGGCACATCCATGCCGAcgtccctccgccgccgccgccaccgccacctcaTGACTCGCCGCTCTTCGTCTCCCGCATCCTCGAATCGGAGCCGAGCCTGACCCCGAACGCCGAGTCGGAGCCGGCATCCGATCCGATCCTCGACGAGTTTCTCGCGCGATTCGTGGCTGCCTTCCGCCCGCGACTCACGGCTGCCTTCCCCAACCATGACCGTGACGTGCTCGACGAAATGCTCCGCCTCGTCGCGGACGCCGTGCTGTGCCGCCTCACTGGGGCCGACCGGGGGCCCGATGCTATCGAGCTCAATGACGACCTCTGGGCGGTCGTATGGGAGGTCAGCGCCTCCGTGCGCGAGGCTATGCGCCGGGATCAGGTCCGCGCCGACCTCCGCCAATACCTTCACTGCGACGAGGTTAAGGAGATGACGCGGTTCGCTGTCGATGTCGGCATCCGCGGTGCCATGCTCCGGGAGCTCCGCTTCAAGTGGGCCCGCGAGAAGCTCGATGAGGTCGAGTTCTATCGAGGCCTTGATGACAAGCGCTCCGATGCTGAGGCCGCCGCTGACCCGGCGCCTGCGCCTGTGCCGAGGCTGACCGCTTTGCCGAAGAGGAAGGGAGAGGTGAAGTTCACGATGTACGGACTGGACATGTCTGACCCAAAGTGGGCTGAGGTGGCGGAGCGAGTGGCGGAGGCTGAGGCGCATTTTGTGCCTGAGGAGGCCAAGGCTGTAGAAGGGAGGGCGAAGAAGGCCGAGGAGCGGCTGCTGTTGGTTGACCCGAGGAGAGGAGATCCGGTGCCTGCCATTGAGGAGTGGAAGGAGGATCTCCGGCCAAAACGTGTTGATTGGATAGCACTGCTTGAGCGGATTAAGGCACGGAATGTCGAGTTGTACCTCAAGGTGAGATCTTTGGTAACACTGAAAGCTTGTGCATCGTGCTGCAATGTTTGTTTgctagtgtttttttttctttttgcatgTAGTAAAATTCTTCCTTTCTCCACAAGTTTCTCGCTGTAAACTACTTGAATTATGGCTAGAATATGTAACTAGTTACCTGTTTTCGCTGGGTGAATAGTAGAGATATCCTGGATCGACTCAGACAATAATAGCTTAACCTGGATGGAGAGACATAGAGTGTGCTTGGACGTTTTCATTCTTAGAGAAGAAAGTTGTATGATGAGAAGCATTTTCTGGAACAATATTTTGGGGACATAGGGAGTTAAGTTGTATTTTATTGGGCCATTTCGTCCTTTGAACCTAGTGACACTAAGCTTATTTGGACCTCAACTTTCAGAAATTGTTCGTGGGCTTACTGGAAgtgaatactccctccgtcccaaattataagtcattccaagaatcttggagagtcaaagtttttcaagtttgaccaaatttatatagcaaaataataacatttttggtaccaaccaagtatcattagattctttgttagttatattttcatagtgtacctattttataacataaatttttatatttctctctatatttttggtcaaacttaaaaatgctttgactctccaagattcttggaatgacttataatttggaacggagggagtactagatTACCCTGAAATATTTCATTCCAAACTTATTGTGCTTGGGCAAAACAGATTGACACAAATTGTCTGCATAGTGATCTGTGGTGTTTTCCAATATCTTTTGAGCCCATCTTATCATGTCTATCAAGTGCGATCAAATTTGATCATAAACTTCTGGAGATCATTATGCCCTTCACCTTCAGacaagggttatgactctagaATTTCTGAAAACTTTAATGAGTAGTTCTCGTAAGTTCCTCTCCCACAAGGTGATTATCATTTGACACACGTTTGGCAGGAGTTCATGTTTGCCAGTTATGCACATGTGGTTGCGGGGGAGGGAGGGCATTGATTTGAGGCTTCGGTGGGGGTGCTATGGGTGCCACTGGTCAGCAACCTGGTGTTTCAGAAGGGTGGTATGTAGGAGAGAGGGCTGTTGTCAGGGAGGGTCAGGCATGGCTGCCATTGAGTTCGAGGAGAAAGAGGGGCATTATTCATGTGAATGGGGATTTTGAGATATGTTAGCCCTGGCAAGTCTTCCCTAGATTCAGGGTGGGCACGGATTAGGCAATGCAAGCCACTGTGGATTAAGGCATGGACAGGGGGTTTTTGGTAGATGTGGATTggggggagagggaggcgggGATGCTGGAGCAGTTACTTGCTGCAGACGGGTGGGACAGAGAGGCCGTTAGTGGCCTGGGGGTTGGCGAAATGCGGGGCCTGCTTATTGCTGCCGAAGTCAGGTGAGGCGGCCTACCACATCCTGCTCAGTGTCCCCTGTGCGATCAGGCTGACAAAGATGTTAAACATCTGCTCACTTCCTGTGTCTTTGCACAACTGTTCTGGTCCAGAATCTTTATACCGATGGGATTGCAGGAGCCTGGTTCCCCAACGACATGAATCTCTATTTGCTGTGTGGTGGTGCAAATCAATCAAGAAAGTTTAGGACAAGAGGAAGGGAGTGAATACTGTCATTATCTCGGGAGCTTGGCTAAATCTGTGTGGTTTTGAGGGTGCCAGCCCAAATAAATATCAACACCGTTATTCAGGCCCTCAATGAGGAGCGTCATCTTTGGTGTCTAGTGGTTGCACGTGATCTTAACACCCTTGCTTTGGGTCAAGTTAGCTAAGCTTAGCGTCTTAGTTTTCAGCGGTCTGGTCTCACCTGTGTTTGGTTTTTTATTAGTCCAAACCTTTTATGCTCCCAACCCACCTCATAGTCCAGCCCGGAACTAGGTGTTTGGTTTTCAACGGTCTGATCTCACCTGTTTGGTTTTTTATTAGTCCAAACTTTTTTATGTTCCCAACCCACCTCATAGCCCAGCCTGGAATGAGGCGGTCTTATTTGTAAGGGGttgtttttctctctcttaatacaaagatatgcagctctcctgcgtattcgagaaaaaaggtTGTATCTTAGACTGGCTTTTACAAGGTCAACCACAAATTCACAATGCTTATGTCAGCTCACTTGCGCTCACTGACGATTTAGTCAGCTTCACTATCTTCATgtctcccccccccccaccccccccaACACATCCACACACAACTACTCTCCTCCAAAACAGTGTATGAGTTAGGCAGTAGGCATTTAAATGTATTTGGTCAGCTAAATATGTTATTAGCCATGGTTATTTATGTTAATCAATTGTTTAGTtaccttaaaaaaaagaaatgttTTCACACCACTTAACATATGCTATGTATTCGAACTTACAGGTTGCTGAAATTCTGCTAGATCAAGAATCTTTTGAGGCAAACATCCGAGATTACTCAAAATTAATTGATCTTCACGCTAAAGCAAATCATGTGGAAAGCGCAGAGAGAGTACTTGGTAAAATGAAAGAGAAGGGTATTGCACCTGATGTCATCACATCCATCGTATTAGTCCACATGTATAGCAAGGCAGGCAATCTAGAGCAGGCCAAGGAGGCTTTTGAATTTATTCGAAGGGAGGGTTTTAAACCAGATCTGAAACTCTTCAGTTCAATGATTAATTGCTATATCAACCATGGAGAACCAGAAGAAGCAGAAAATCTGATAAAATCTATGAGGGGCACACGTGTCATTGTCAAACCCACTAGAGAAATCTACACAGACATTGTACGAGCATATGCTCAGCGAGGCATGATGACATGTGCACAGAGGGTTCTTAATATGATGACACATGATGAAATCAAGCCTACAGAGGAACTCTATGCAATATGTATAGAAGCATATGGACGTATTGGTGATCCTATTCAAGCCCGTGCCATGTTTGATCAAATCAGGAGGAGGCTTGGACACGAACCAGGTGACAGTTCAATTGCTGGTGTGGTGGCTGCGCACATCGAGAAGAACCAACTAGACGAGGCTTTGCAGTGGTTGCTGAGTTTAGAGAAGGAAGGAGTTGAACTTGGTGTCAAGACGAACCTCGTGTTACTGGATTGGCTGTCTATGTTGCAGCTAGTTCTGGAGGCTGAACAGCTTGTGCAGAAGATAAAGAAGCTTGGAGAAGAGCCCATAGAAGTCCATGTGTTCCTTGCCGGTATGTATGCAAAGTCTCGCCAGGAAGAGAAAGCCCGCAGGTCCCTCAAGATCttggaagagaagaagaaactaTTGAAGTCTGATCAGTTTGAGAGGGTTATAAGAGGCCTTCTTGATGGTGGGTTCTCAGAAGAGGCAAATAAATACTACAAAATGATGAAATCCTGTGGTTTTGAACCATCAGAAACAATCGAGGTCGGTGTTAAGGCTAGTCTCAGGATTAGGGGTGCTTCTCGTCACATTGGCAGGCATTGAGATTAGGGCCTGTATGCTGGTAGAGTGGCAGCGATCTACTGGGCACGCAGGCAAGCAAGGAGGGATTCTGGTGTGAGAACCTTGTGGCACTGACACGGCACAATCAAATTGACCAAACTCAGTGCTGAAAGATAGCTTGGCCATTTTTCTTTTCTGGTTATCAATTGTCTGAAGGCACGACGTTGCTTCCATAGACTATGAAATTAATAGGCCCTGGTTTCATGATTTTGTTGTTTTCAGTGATCAGGATTTTCACTTGTATTAGATGAGGTTTGAAGTGATTGTAACACTGATCCATCTTCCAGGTTTtcaaagaaaacatatatcCGCGAATAGTGATTATTGCTGTGTTCAGACATACAATGATGtaagttaattaataaatattccCTCAATGATGTAAGTTAATAAATATTCCCTGCGGCCTCCGGTCACGATGGTTCACTAAAACTGCATACATCAAcaacttttaaattattgagtCTGGAAACACACAAATTATATATGTGTAGATTCGCATTAGAAAATACTTTTGAAGTTTTAGGAGTTTAAGAAACATTTTAAAAGATAATAGAGGTTAAAAACATTTAACAGAAAAGACTTGTTTAAATCAAGTCATGTGTAGATTTGCATCAGAATTTGATGCGGGCGGTGTCTTGCTCATTTTTCGCTTTTGCAAGTTCACTAACTTAAGTGGCACATGCTCTCAAGTTAAAGACCCACTAGTGTATTTAACTAAAAAAACACATGCGGTTGGATATTTTTTCCTGCTAATTTCTACTCTCTAGAATATATTATAAATCCTACACAAAATTGAGATTTCTAGAGGTACTTTTCAATAGAAACTATGCATATATATAAGAAAGGAAGAAGTCCATTTTTTGTCATCAAACTATCCCTCGAGCCTAATCTCAACCGTCAAACTTAAAAACCAGAGATCTTTAGCCATTTGACTATCAAAACCTTTCGTATTGGTCATTAAGCTGGTTTCAACGGTGTTTTTCAAACTAAATAATCAAGTCATTGATGCTTGTAGCCTTTAGGTTCTGACAAAAATCTTGTCCTAAAGATTTTTTATGACCGTAGGGCACATTTCTAAAGAACAATAATAGATAGAAACTATCTATAAACTTTTTTTTACAACAGGCAAAAGGGTTATCTGATTCTCAATCCGAAACAAGACAAGTTTAGGGTACCACAACCACAAGCAAGCCACCAATGAAATCCGAGTCAATACAAGGGAACAAATCTGCCATGTAACATATCATAAGTTTACAAGAAACACCTCCCAACACCACTGATTGGACACCTATTACCACGCATGCTTGCTTGTTGGATAAAAGACATCAGACCAAACAACAGTTGTGCTACCGCTGAGCCAGTTTCTTCAGGTGTTGAAACAACTTTTGCTTTATCCACTGTCGATCGTATGGCAGAAATGCCTGAATCGAGTGATCATAACTGCATATGGAGGGGGGAAAAGCACAGGTATTATGTTGTTAGTTTTGGACACGAACATGTATAAATATACTTCAAGGAACTCCAAAAATCTTAAAGAAGTTATACTCACACCAGAGCACTAATGTCAGCTAGGCCATCAATGAAGTTATAGAGGTCGCTGATATCATAAGTTATGTTTGGGACCATTGGGTTGATATCCCTAATTTTCCTTTCATAAAGCCCACAGATCCCTGCCATTACAGTTGAATGTTACAAGTAACTTATGAACTTTAGACGGGAAATAAATCAAGAAGAATCACTGCAGATGTGTAAATCTGATTTTTGGAAGAGCATAAGCTGGATCCACGTCAAAGTAGCCTATTGCTAACAGTAGGGGGTAAAACATCAGGCCAGCCAGCAACAAATTTAAACAAAGAGGACTAGATCCGATCAAAACCTCTAAGATAGATTAATATCATGTTTCTATAAGATATAGTTAAATAGTTAAATGccactgtttttttttctgagTATAGGATCACATGAAGACCACCATGGTCATGCAAATAATGCAAACTAGGGAGTTTTATTTGTTTTCTAAAGCAGGTCCTTTTTCAAACCATACATACCATCCAATGCATGATTAACCGAATTGTAATCCATAAATGTTCTAGAAGCCCTATTCTGAGATGGCTGCATCAGAATAATGGTGTGCCTCCCAGCCTGCAAAGAGCAATCAGTCAGATACACACATCAGCGCATGGCAAGTGCCATGGGTATCATTGCATAAACTGATGGTGTTTCTTCCAAAGTGCCAAGCATTGGGTATTAACAACAGATGCTACAATATTCCCTGTGGCAAAAGTGAAGATTTACCACACAACCCATTTATTAGCTACCCTTATTCACTTTCCTTTATTTCGAGCAGCAATAACAATAATGGTATTAGTCATCATCAAGTTGGCTTTGGACAGGATGCACAGTTATGGCATCTAAAAACTTTTGATCTTTAAGACACATACTGGGAATAAAGGAAACCCAACCCAACACAATGCCTATCACTATCAATAGTGTTATCTTACTTTGCATGCAAACCACacagctttttttttttccgaAATTAATGAATAATATTTACGTATTATAACTTCAAGGTAACCTTATATTTTCTGTTTCTTCAGACAGAAAAAGAAGTGTCAAGCTAGAACTGCATGATGATTGACGAAAATAAAGGATTCTGTAGAAGGATAAGAAGGATTTCTAAATGCTCCTTCAAGTATTGAAAGCTGAGCATAGCTATTTAAAGGTTTAGATGATAGCCTAGCTCCCTAGATGCCTATAGCGCACGTCTAAGTAAAGAAGCATCCTGTAGGAAAAGCACAACGGAACAGTAAATAATTTGTTATGTTTTACAAAACAAGAAGCTATAACCTAAataaggcaaaaaaaaaaaagtctaaCATGTCACCAGTCTATGAACAAATAATCCTTGAAACAAAGGAAAAGGCACAATAACCCATGAGCATGTAAAATTCATTGATAAAAAAAACTAGATGCAGAATAAAGTATAACAAACATGTCTTTATTTGAAACTTAAAATGGTAAAGAAGAGAACGGAAAGGATAAAATCAGAGACTGAAAATTGCAGTTGGATACAGGGATTTCCTTGTATATGGAGTCCCACCAATCATCCATTATAGTCAAACTTACAAAATGAAAGTTAGCAATTGTGCCGTTTGCTTCCAGCAATACAGGCCAAGGCATTATTAAAGACCTAGTGGTAT is a window encoding:
- the LOC8059671 gene encoding pentatricopeptide repeat-containing protein At5g04810, chloroplastic yields the protein MRALLSLSRLARRVPASLAPVSAPTTFLLRHIHADVPPPPPPPPPHDSPLFVSRILESEPSLTPNAESEPASDPILDEFLARFVAAFRPRLTAAFPNHDRDVLDEMLRLVADAVLCRLTGADRGPDAIELNDDLWAVVWEVSASVREAMRRDQVRADLRQYLHCDEVKEMTRFAVDVGIRGAMLRELRFKWAREKLDEVEFYRGLDDKRSDAEAAADPAPAPVPRLTALPKRKGEVKFTMYGLDMSDPKWAEVAERVAEAEAHFVPEEAKAVEGRAKKAEERLLLVDPRRGDPVPAIEEWKEDLRPKRVDWIALLERIKARNVELYLKVAEILLDQESFEANIRDYSKLIDLHAKANHVESAERVLGKMKEKGIAPDVITSIVLVHMYSKAGNLEQAKEAFEFIRREGFKPDLKLFSSMINCYINHGEPEEAENLIKSMRGTRVIVKPTREIYTDIVRAYAQRGMMTCAQRVLNMMTHDEIKPTEELYAICIEAYGRIGDPIQARAMFDQIRRRLGHEPGDSSIAGVVAAHIEKNQLDEALQWLLSLEKEGVELGVKTNLVLLDWLSMLQLVLEAEQLVQKIKKLGEEPIEVHVFLAGMYAKSRQEEKARRSLKILEEKKKLLKSDQFERVIRGLLDGGFSEEANKYYKMMKSCGFEPSETIEVGVKASLRIRGASRHIGRH
- the LOC8072452 gene encoding enhancer of rudimentary homolog; the protein is MAGRHTIILMQPSQNRASRTFMDYNSVNHALDGICGLYERKIRDINPMVPNITYDISDLYNFIDGLADISALVYDHSIQAFLPYDRQWIKQKLFQHLKKLAQR